From the Haladaptatus sp. DJG-WS-42 genome, the window GCAGGAAGGAGTGATGACACTTCATCACCACGCCGTAAGTCTTGCACGCAAACTCCGTCCGACCCAGCCTCGCTATCAAACAAATCGTAATCCACCCTCGACATGAGCACGAACTCGAAGACATACACCTTCCCCGGCGACAAGTGGGCCTCGCCCGCAGAACCGACACCAGAACCAACCGAACCAGCCTGGACACAGGCACAGCGAACCTTCTCTACGACGTGCAGAAGCCGTCTGCGGAACCTCGTTGACGCAGAAAATCAGAGTCAGCTCTCGACCAAGTGAGGAGAATCGATTAAGCCAGTTCGACGGCTGGGAACAGCTCGTCTAAGACTGGCTCGGAATCGAGTATCACGTAGCCGTCTTCGGTATTTTCAACCACGCCATCCGCTTCGAGATGCGAGAGGTGAGCGTACGCCTCGCCCGGGCCGTGGAGAATGTGAATCGAATGCAGGTCACCGAACAGGTGCGCACTCACCGTCCATGCGTCTGCAGGGCCGTGGTTGCGAAGGACATTGAGCACTTTTTCCGTGCGTTCGCGGTGGTGGTCGATGATGTACTTCGCGCGGCCTGCTGGGTCGTCGATGCGCTGGCGGTGACCGGGCCACGCGACGGTGTAGTCTGCGGCTACGATGTCCATCAGCGTATCGAGATATTTTTGCAGGGGTTTGTCTACGCGCACGTCAGCGCCGCCGACGTTTGGCGTGTATTTCGGAAGGAGTGCGTCGCCCGAGAGCAGTTCGTTGCCCTCGCCGCGGTCGACGACGAACCCACACTGACCGTCTGTGTGTCCGGGCATGTGGACGGTTTCGAACGTCAGGTCGCCCACCTCGAAGCGCGCACCCGCCTCGAATCGCGTAACGGTTGGCGCGCCATCTGACATCGTTTCAACGCCTTCGAGGAACGGGATGAGTTCTTCCTGTTTGTCCACAGGCATCCCCCACTCGTTCAACTTCGTTTTCTGGGCCTCGAACAACGACTCCCACGCGTCTACGTCGCGTTCGATGAGGTCTGCGTCCGCGTGGTGGGCGTAAATCGTCGCGTCGCTTTTTTCCTGAATGAATCCCGCCAATCCACTGTGGTCGCCGTGGAAGTGGGTCAGAAACACCGTTTCGATGTCCGCAAAGGAGAGGTTCTCGGAGGCGAGTGCTGACTGAAGTTGGTCGCGTACTTCTTCGACCGCAACGCCCGCGTCCACGAGCGTGACCGGTGTGTCCGGGTCGTCCGCACCGAAGAGGTACACGCTGTTTTCCCCCTCGAACACCGTACACTCAAGTTGAATCTGCTTCACACTCACTCTCACGGCGCAGAACACATGACTGTTTCTGGTGGGTGCTAACACCCAAGCGCTGGCTTGACCGTGAGCTCATCGCCCGCTCGAATCGCAGTTTCTGGCCCTCGTAACTCCTGTATTGCAGTGTCGTTCACGGAAACCTCGACGTGCCCGCGGAGTTGTCCGTTCGACCGAAACCAGAGTGCGTGAACGCTAGGATGTGTCTCCGCAATTTCCGAAAGCAGGGCAAACACGGTCGTCTCTGTCAAAACTGGTTCGGTGAGCGAAGCCTCGCCTATCGCGTCTGCGTAGGTCGAACCGAGGTGAACCGTGACCATTTGCCTCAGTCGTCTGCAGCCGCTTCACCCGCATCGTGTTTCGCAGCTGCTTCACGGAGTTTTTCCGAGATTGCTGGCGCTTCTGTGAGGTCGATTTCGCCGCCTGCGGCCTCAATTTCGTCTAGCGACATCGGGAACTTGCGAGCGCTGTAGTGGATGGAGATTCCAGCTTTCGCGCCTTCGCCGAGGGCGACGGGAATTTGGTTGTGGCCAGGCGTCACGTCACCGACCGCATAGATGCCTTCAACATTCGTCTCGCCGTGGTCGCCTGCGGCAATCATCCCGTCGTCGGTGAGTTCCACGCCGAGCGACTCGGCGAGGTCGGTGTTGAACTCTGAGCCGTACATCGGGAAGCCACCCTTGTACTCGCGGCGGGTGCCGTCTTCGAAGACAAAGCCGCCGAGCCACGTCGGGTCGTCTTCGTCTTGGAATTTTGACTCGATTTCCGCTTCGATGATCGTGACTGGGTGGGCGCGAAGGAGCTCGTCCGTTTCGTCAGACCACGTCGGCTCCTCACCGCGCAACAGCAGGTCAACGCGGTCGGTGAAGTTGAGCATAATCATCGCCACGTACGCGGCGCTGTTCGAGTGGCCCATCACGTACACCGGCTCGTCGACGAACATGTAGGCGTCACAGTGGAGACAGTAGTGGAGGCCACGACCCGTGCGCGGCAGTGGTGGGTCGGGTCGCTTGTCGTTGAAGCCCGTCGCCAACACGAGGAAGTCAGTGTAGACAGAGACGTTCCCGGCTTCGACGTGGTAGCGACGCGGCCCGTCCTCAGTCGCGGTAATCGAGGTGACGGTATCGCGGAAGTAGTCCGTGCCGTAGCCTTCTAACTGTTCGACTGCGGTTTGAAGGAATTCGTTGCCAGACACGTCTTCGGTGATGCCGATGACGTTGTGCGTCTCCATCATCATCGCCGCACGACCGCCGCCACGGTTGATGACCGCCGTGTCGTGGGACAGGCGGGTCGTGTACAGCGCGGCAGTCAATCCGGCGGGGCCACCGCCGACAACGGTCACATCGTACTCGGGCGTCTCACTCATGGCTCTGCATACAGGCGGGAGCCTCATAAGACGCTGGTAACCAGGCAGTAAGGGCGACAGTCGAGTCAGCCAATCATCGTTGCCACGCCTTTCGTCTGCCGGTAATCAGAGTTCAACAGCGCACGGAGGTTGGTTTCGAGGCGGTCTGCGTCGCCGCCGTCCCACTCGGTCGGGTCTCGAATCGGAAAGACGAGAAACCCGCCGCCGCGGATGTCGGTGGCGTGGAGGGCGGCCATGTCGAAATCGAGGTGACGCTCTTGAGTGGTGTACTCACGGACGACGTGGCGCGTGGCCTGCTCGCCGACCGGCAGCAAGATGTGGCCGTTGATGGCGCGCAGTTCGGCGTCGAAGAAGCGTTCGAGTGCTGCATACTGTTTTTCCGTGGGCGTTTTTCCGGCTGTGACGGCGCACATGTGGATGTACGACGCATACAGGTTGTCCGGCGTTGGTTCGTCTGCGTAGGTGGCATCGAGGAAGCCAAGCTCGTGGAAAATCGGCTGGAGGCGCTCTCCGGCCACGCTGTCGGTGAAGGGAACCCCGGTATCCGTTCCGCCGTGGACGCCCGGGTGGTCACCGATGAGGTGGAAATCAGCGTTTACGTCACCGTAGCCGAACGCCGTCTGCCCGGCGGTCTGTTCGTACTCTGCGGGCGTGCGCATTCCAAACGGGTTGCGCGTTCGGTCGGTAATCTTCTGCACGCCACCCGATAGCGCATTCTCCGATAAAACGCCAACGGTCGAGAGAGCCTCCCTCGCCCAGTTTTTCACGGTTTGTAACAGCGGGGGAACGTACTTCCCCGTTCCATGAGACAGTACGCTATGGCCGAATTTTCGAACACCTTTCACTACAACGGGGAAACGGTCGAGCCAGGGGAAGTGCGTACCCTCCGCCACGGAATCAGCGAGACGTATCTCGGTGACCCGGTCGAAATTCCCGTCACCATCATCAACGGTCGCCACCCCGGCCCGTCGGTGTTTCTCACCGCTGCCATCCACGGCGACGAACTGAACGGCGTCAAAGTCGTCCAAGAAGTCGCGTCGCGATACAGCCCAACCGAACTCCACGGCACCCTCGTTTGTGTCCACGTCGTGAACATCCCTGGCTACCTCGCTCAGCAGCGCTATCTCCCGATTTACGACCTCGACTTGAACCGGTCGTTCCCGGGGAGCGAACGATCGAACACCGCAGAACGCATGGCGAACGCCTTGTTTACGACGTTCATCAAGCAGTGCGACTTCGGCCTCGATTTCCACACCTCGACGCGCAACCGGACGACGATGTTCCACGTTCGCGCCGACATGAACAACCCCAACGTTGCCCGACTTGCGCGCTCCTTCGGGGCGAACGTCATCCTCGGCGGTGGCGGGGATGGCGGGTCGCTGCGCGGTGCGGCGACGAGCGCTGGCACGCCAACCATCACCATCGAGATGGGACAGGCACACCGCTTCCAACAACGGCTCATCAAACGGGCACTCGATGGGGTCGAAAGCGTTCTCGCGGAGTACGAACTGCTCCCCGACCGTGCCATTCACTGGCCTGGCTGGATAAAAGTGATAGACGACAGCAGCGACAAACGCTGGCTCAGAGCAGACGTAGGTGGCCTCGTCGAGATGCACCACGGACGGCGCGAGTTGGTGTACGAAGGCGAGGTGATAGCGACCATCAGCGACCACTTCAGAGACGAAGTACACGAGGTGACCGCGCCGTTTACAGGCTTGCTCGTGGGCTTGCTCCAAAACCCGGTTGCCGCGCCCGGCCACCCGCTCTGTCACCTCGTCTCGGTTGACGACCGAACCTTGGAAGTCATCGAATCAGAACAAGACCGGATACAACGGCGAAACGCGGTACTCGAAGGCTTTTAGTCCTCGAATAGCCCGCGAACCGCACTCAGTACTTTCTCGCGCTGGTGGTAGAACACGCCCGCCGTGCCGCCAATCGTGCCGAGGGTGAGCGTGTTCGTGTCCACGCCGCCCACGGTGTTTACTTCGGTCGTCGCTTTGATTTCGTGCCACGTCTCGCCGCCGTCGTGGCTGAACTCGACCGGGCCGAAAGTGTAGTCGCCGGTGGCTTCGACCCCCGTCGGCGCTTCTGCGAAGTAGTTGCGTACGCCGTCTGCTTCACTCACCGGCGTCGTGAATTCGACCATGCGCGCACCGCCTTCGAGGGAGGTGGTGTGGTCGTCGCCGTCCACCACTGACCACGACTCGGGGAGGCGGTCTCTGACGAGGACGGGTTCCCCCGCGTAATCAACCGAAAGCGTCACGTGGTCGGTCTGCCCGCCGGTGAACACGGAGCCGTCGTCCGACCGCGAGAGCGCGACAACCGGCGTCGCGCCGCTGATGGGGATTTCTGCGTTGTAGATGGCGTGGACGCCCTGATTGATGTCCGAGGCGAAGGTGACGCCGTTGCTCTCGTCTGCCCCCCAAATGTTCGGGGTGGTCGCATTCAGGCCGCCGAGCATGGAGTCTTCCGGCACGTCGTACTGCGGGCGCGACCAGCCATCTTCTTTGAGCGTCCAGCTCGCTGGGTCGATGCGGAGATACCGCAAGCCGCCGTGGTAGTGGGCTTGATGCACCCAGAAGTTCTCGTCGCCCGTTTCAGGGTCAAGGTGTTTTTCGACCGTCGAGTTGTGGGGACTCAACGCGAAGTTGGTAAAGGAGATGTCGTCTACGCCATCGATTGCGGCCGCGTTTTGCCACGTCCAGTTGTCGAGTTCGGGGAGTTCGGTGGTGCCAGCCTCCTCGTAAACCCCGTCTACATCCACCAGAAACACCGTTCCTGTGCTCTTTGGATTGGTCTTCTCTTCGACGCCCTCGTCGTAGTCGCCGGAGGGTTCTTCGTGGCTGGCGATGCAGACGCGCTTTCCGTCCACGAGGTCTGGCGCAGGCGTGGCGAAGTGTGCCTGTCGCATCTCGAACCTTCCGATCCGGGTGATGCTGGTCGGGTCGCTCACGTCTAACACTTGGAGGCCCGCGTCCCAGTAGGACAGATACGCCGTCGGCGTGCCCGTCTTCGGGTCGTCTTGGACTTCCACGTCGTGACAGTAGAAGAAGGGGAACGGCGCAGCGTCCGTGTTCGGCTCTTCTGGAACGGTCCACCGGTTCACGAGTTCGAGCAGGCCGGTATCGCGGTGGAACTCGAAGACGTACATCCCGGCGTCGCCTGCGTACTCGATGTCCTTACACGCAAAGACGTAGTCAGCGCCGCCGATGCGGTGGTGAAACAGGTTGTGAATCCCGGTCGAGAAAGCGTCAAACGTGCCCACGACGGTTGGATTCCCTTTGTCGGTGATGTCCACGGCGATGAGCCCGCCGGTGTTCGTCCCCGAGGTGCTGTCTGCGTCAGAATCCGTGCCCGTCGTCACTTCGTTGTACAGCGCCGAAATGGGCTGGGTGCCGAGGAACAGGTAGTTGCCGTCGGCAGAGCCCTTCACGTCCATGATAGCCGTGCCCGGACTCTGATTCCCGAAAAACGAGAGGACGGTCATCTCCGCCTGTTCTACGTCTGCCTGTGTCTCTGCGCGGTTGTAGTCGCTAATATCGACGATGGCTACGCCGCGCCCATCCGTCTCGGTGCGCGAGGAGAACAGCGAGACGAATGCATAGTCGCCGTGGGTGCGTATCTCGGTGACGCCGCCATAGTGGGGGTTTTCGGGGCGTCCAGCGGTGGACTCTCCGCCAATTCCGCCAAGACTGTGATAGCCGACGTTCGTGACGTTGTCGCTCGATTTGCCGACAGTCTCCGGCTTGAACGGGTCGTACTCGTCGCTCCCGGCCGCGACTCCAGAGACGGCAGCGACGCCGAGTGCACCGGCGGTGGCCTTCAAAATCGTTCTGCGTGTGGGTTTCCCAAGGGGAGTGGGTGGCATGGCAACCCAATCCATACAGTATCATTACGAATAGATTTTGGCAAAATCATCAAAATGTTCGCACAGTTGGCAGCAGAAAAGTGACAGCAGTGAGCGTTCAGTGGGCAGGGTTGTCCATCAGTGTATGGACGGTTACACCGTCTTACCGAAGCTTCCCGAGCAGCTCGTAGTCGTGGTCTGGCGTGTAGCGCCGGAACGCGAGACTGTTTGCGAGCACCGAAACGCTCGAAAACGCCATCGCAACCGCCGCGAGGACGGGTTGGAGCAGGCCAAGCGAGGCGAGCGGAATCATCGCGGTGTTGTACCCAAGCGCCCAGAACAGGTTCTGCTTGATTTTCTGGAGCGTGCCTTCGGAGATGCGAATGGCCTTGAGCACGTCCGCCGGGTCGTCGCGCATGAGCGTCACGTCTGCGGCTTCGATGGCCACGTCCGTCCCGCTCCCGAGTGCCGTCCCGACGTACGCGGCGGCGAGCGCGGGCGCGTCGTTCACGCCATCACCGACCATCATCGCCTTGCGGCCATCGGCTTGAATCGACGCTACTGCGTCGGCTTTGTCCTCGGGGAGCACCGCTGCGCGGACGTTTGCGGGGTCGATACCGACTTGTTCTGCGACCGCACGAGCCGTCCGCTCGTTGTCGCCCGTGATGAGCAACACCGAGAGGCCGCGCTCGCGGAGCGCTGAAACAGCGTCTGCCGCGTTCTCCTTGATGGTGTCTGCGGTGGCGACGACGCCGATGAGGGCCCCGTCAAGCGCGACGAGCATGGCGGTTTTCCCCTCGCGTTCGAGGCGCTCTAACGTCTCTTCGGCTGGCTCAGGGTCGATACCGTTGTCGGCCATGAGTTTGCGGTTACCGATGAGAACGGCCCCTTGACTCAGTTCGGCGCGGACGCCGTGGCCGGGGACGTTTTCGAACGAATCCGGGGTTTCGAGTGATAAGTCGCGTTCGTTTGCACCCTCCACGATGGCTTCGGCAAGCGGATGTTCGCTCCCGGATTCTGCGCTCGCGGCCATCGAGAGGACGAACGCCTCGTCGCCGAGTTGAGACTGGAGTTGCCCGCCGTCGGCTGCGGTGAGCGCGACCACGTCGGTGAGACGCATTTCGCCTTTCGTAAGCGTCCCCGTCTTGTCGAAGACGACGGTGTCAACGTCGCGGACGCGCTCTAAAATGTCGCCGCCTT encodes:
- a CDS encoding MoaD/ThiS family protein; protein product: MVTVHLGSTYADAIGEASLTEPVLTETTVFALLSEIAETHPSVHALWFRSNGQLRGHVEVSVNDTAIQELRGPETAIRAGDELTVKPALGC
- a CDS encoding succinylglutamate desuccinylase/aspartoacylase family protein, whose protein sequence is MAEFSNTFHYNGETVEPGEVRTLRHGISETYLGDPVEIPVTIINGRHPGPSVFLTAAIHGDELNGVKVVQEVASRYSPTELHGTLVCVHVVNIPGYLAQQRYLPIYDLDLNRSFPGSERSNTAERMANALFTTFIKQCDFGLDFHTSTRNRTTMFHVRADMNNPNVARLARSFGANVILGGGGDGGSLRGAATSAGTPTITIEMGQAHRFQQRLIKRALDGVESVLAEYELLPDRAIHWPGWIKVIDDSSDKRWLRADVGGLVEMHHGRRELVYEGEVIATISDHFRDEVHEVTAPFTGLLVGLLQNPVAAPGHPLCHLVSVDDRTLEVIESEQDRIQRRNAVLEGF
- a CDS encoding uracil-DNA glycosylase family protein, producing the protein MQKITDRTRNPFGMRTPAEYEQTAGQTAFGYGDVNADFHLIGDHPGVHGGTDTGVPFTDSVAGERLQPIFHELGFLDATYADEPTPDNLYASYIHMCAVTAGKTPTEKQYAALERFFDAELRAINGHILLPVGEQATRHVVREYTTQERHLDFDMAALHATDIRGGGFLVFPIRDPTEWDGGDADRLETNLRALLNSDYRQTKGVATMIG
- a CDS encoding MBL fold metallo-hydrolase, with amino-acid sequence MKQIQLECTVFEGENSVYLFGADDPDTPVTLVDAGVAVEEVRDQLQSALASENLSFADIETVFLTHFHGDHSGLAGFIQEKSDATIYAHHADADLIERDVDAWESLFEAQKTKLNEWGMPVDKQEELIPFLEGVETMSDGAPTVTRFEAGARFEVGDLTFETVHMPGHTDGQCGFVVDRGEGNELLSGDALLPKYTPNVGGADVRVDKPLQKYLDTLMDIVAADYTVAWPGHRQRIDDPAGRAKYIIDHHRERTEKVLNVLRNHGPADAWTVSAHLFGDLHSIHILHGPGEAYAHLSHLEADGVVENTEDGYVILDSEPVLDELFPAVELA
- a CDS encoding NAD(P)/FAD-dependent oxidoreductase, with amino-acid sequence MSETPEYDVTVVGGGPAGLTAALYTTRLSHDTAVINRGGGRAAMMMETHNVIGITEDVSGNEFLQTAVEQLEGYGTDYFRDTVTSITATEDGPRRYHVEAGNVSVYTDFLVLATGFNDKRPDPPLPRTGRGLHYCLHCDAYMFVDEPVYVMGHSNSAAYVAMIMLNFTDRVDLLLRGEEPTWSDETDELLRAHPVTIIEAEIESKFQDEDDPTWLGGFVFEDGTRREYKGGFPMYGSEFNTDLAESLGVELTDDGMIAAGDHGETNVEGIYAVGDVTPGHNQIPVALGEGAKAGISIHYSARKFPMSLDEIEAAGGEIDLTEAPAISEKLREAAAKHDAGEAAADD